ctgagccacccaggtgccccaggataatttttattcttgattaatatttgttccttttttatacaAATCTTAGATTATTATTTCACTATTCTTTATTGCTTACTGAAGgcaaatggatatattttttttaaatctaagagaaaatatttttctagggaTTGAATTCTACTTGGGATCCGTAATGGTTGAAAATAGTATTTCTATAGCTTTCTCTTATGGCTGATTAACAGGACAAAATGCTAACAAGTAAATTAAATTCCAGAACTGAGAGCATTTACATTACTAACAAAGTCTTAGAGCTACTTGTATACTTAAACTTTTCTTTAATCACAAAGGGTAcagtaaattaaacaaacaaacaaaaaaagaaaccagcaTTTGATTTCAAAGCCTCACTTCAGCTAACACTTATAAAAGCATAGAATCCCAGAGACCTTCAATAGCATCTGCTTCTCTGTGTTCACTTACAACCTAGGGAAGTGAGGCCCAAAGAGGTAAACTGACATTTCTAGGATCATTTGGCaggttggcagcagacctatGTTCATAAGCTCGCCAGATTGTTACAGTGGTCTAGAGAAGCTTGGTTTGCAAGACCATCTACTGGTGTGCAAGAAGGGAATACTggaattcctatttttatttattatgtaaaattttctgtatatgtTACAGTGAACTAATAcagtggtatatatatgtaacttacaaaataattcataaatatatatacatatatatatgtcaggGATGCGTTATAACACCTTTTTGGTGATAGCCATGTGTAATCAAATGTTAACAATTGACCACAACTCTAGAAATGGGATTTTCATTGATGGGAGGAGTCCCTGAGCAGTATGGGAGATCCAGGGCCTTCTTAAGGATAGAAAGGGATTCTAGGAGGGTGATTGGCCAGGTAGACTGCCACTGCATAATGTTATGTAATCTTCAGTTCCTTGGCTTTCCCCAGCCAAATCGACTGTACATTCTGTACAGTCTGCACTGcacaaagaaatatgaagaaaagaaaaaaggaatgctaTGCTCCAGTCCTGGCTCCATGATAACTGAGGATTGTGCTTAGCAGAACATACCCTGTAGGCACAGGGCATGGTAGGCGTATGAAATACAGTGCTTCCGAGTACAGGGCTTAGTGTGTAGACTCACCTGCTGCATATATGTTATAAAAGCAAGGCTAGGTGAAGTGATGTGAAATGTAACTCCTCCCTTTGTGCGTGTCTGTGTGATTGCTGTCTAGGAATCCCCGTCAGAAGCTCCAGCCTGCCGCTGTTTTCTGATGCCATGCCAGCACCAACTCAGCTGTTCTTCCCCCTGATCCGGAACTGTGAACTGAGCCGAATCTATGGCACCGCGTGTTACTGCCACCACAGACATCTGTGCTGCTCGTCTCCATACCTGGCACAGAGCCGCCTGAGATGCACGCCACCCCCAGCGTACGCTACTTTCTGCCGGCCAAAGGAGGGCTGGTGGCAGCACACTCAAGGACGGAGATACGCTTCCACGCCGCAGAAATTTTACCTCACCCCTCCGCAGGTCAACAGCATCCTGAAAGCAAATGAATACAGTTTCAAAGTGCCAGAATTTGATGGCAAAAATGTCAGTTCAGTCCTTGGATTTGACAGCAATCAGCTGCCCGCAAATGCCCCCATCGAGGACCGGAGAAGCGCAGCCACCTGCTTGCAGACCAGAGGGATGCTCTTGGGGGTTTTCGACGGCCATGCAGGCTGCGCTTGTTCCCAGGCAGTCAGTGAGAGACTCTTCTATTATATTGCTGTCTCTTTGTTACCCCATGAGACTTTGCTAGAGATTGAAAATGCAGTAGAGAGTGGTCGGGCCCTGCTGCCCATTCTCCAGTGGCACAAGCACCCCAATGATTACTTCAGTAAGGAGGCATCCAAATTGTATTTCAACAGCTTGAGGACTTACTGGCAAGAACTTATAGACCTCAACACTGGGGAGTCTACTGATATCGATGTCAAGGAGGCTTTAATTAACGCTTTCAAGAGGCTTGACAATGACATCTCTTTGGAGGCTCAAGTTGGTGATCCCAATTCTTTCCTCAATTACCTGGTGCTTCGAGTGGCATTTTCTGGGGCCACCGCTTGTGTGGCCCACGTGGATGGTGTTGACCTTCATGTGGCCAATACCGGTGATAGCAGAGCCATGCTGGGTGTGCAGGAAGAGGATGGCTCCTGGTCAGCAGTCACTCTCTCCAATGACCACAATGCACAGAACGAAAGAGAACTGGAACGGCTGAAACTGGAACACCCAAAGAATGAGGCCAAGAGTGTGGTGAAACAGGATCGGCTGCTCGGCTTGCTGATGCCTTTTAGGGCTTTTGGAGATGTAAAGTTCAAATGGAGCATTGACCTTCAAAAGAGGGTGATAGAATCAGGCCCAGACCAGTTGAATGACAATGAATATACCAAGTTTATCCCTCCTAATTATTACACGCCTCCTTATCTCACTGCTGAGCCAGAGGTAACTTACCACCGACTGAGGCCACAGGATAAGTTTCTAGTGTTGGCCACTGATGGGCTGTGGGAGACGATGCATAGGCAGGATGTGGTTAGGATTGTGGGTGAGTACCTGACTGGCATGCATCACCAGCAGCCCATAGCTGTTGGCGGCTACAAGGTGACTCTAGGACAGATGCATGGCCTTTTAACAGAGAGGAGAGCCAAGATGTCCTCGGTATTTGAGGACCAGAATGCAGCAACCCATCTCATTCGTCATGCGGTAGGCAACAACGAGTTTGGGACTGTTGATCACGAGCGCCTCTCCAAAATGCTTAGTCTTCCTGAGGAGCTTGCTCGGATGTACAGAGACGACATTACAATCATTGTGGTTCAGTTCAATTCGCATGTTGTAGGGGCATATCAAAACCAAGACTAGTGAGTGGCTCTTACCCTGGCAGTTCTCAAATGAAACAGATTTCAAGGGCAGATAGATTTGAAAAATTACTAGGATAATAAACATCTCTAGTGGGTCATTCTAAGCATTTACTCATTTGATACCCTAACTGGTCAAGTACTCCAAATTGACTTTGCAGCAGGGTGACAGGATCACAAGAGCCTCCTTCTGCCTAGCTCAGACCTCACAGCTCCTGCCCTCGCGGCAAGTCAGTTCCTCGTTGGCAAAACATTTTGTGACATTGGCTTCTTTTATCAATCTCAGAAAATCAAGATGACCTGGCAAGTAGGATCTTGAATAGGCCCAAAGCCAGGATCTTGCTGGGCGTATTCTCTTggtaaaagggaagaaatactACTATTTGCACCTGCAGACCCTTTTCATCACTAAGATTCCAATGCACATGAGAATGTTTATTTACTGCATGATTTCCTAGATACTAGATGTATgcattatttgtaaaaatttattttagcctGAAGTGGTTTTCAAATCCAGTACTTTAAGCCATAAATGACTGAGAACCAAGCAATCTGAATTCATCagtattttgtgattatttgaCTGGAATGCTTCTTAAACGGAAAAACAAACTCtactcccttccccaccctggtTACGTAATGTAATCAAGATATTTTCTGCTTTGCCATGCACTCGGAGATGATAATGTTTTTGGTTTCGTCCACTCTTAAATTgaggttaaaaaaagattttttttagtttgtagtaataaaatgattttatttcatttagtttgaaataaaaagatcCAGAATAAAAATCCTTGTCATTTGTAGCCACAGCACAATCCTGCTTATCTTGGAATCCTGAAAGGCTTGGCATGCTGTATGTGGTGGGTAGACTGCTGCCCGGGAATCATACTCCCTATTCAGTTGTGATAAGAATGTTTCCCACTTATGGAATTTCAAGGctgacatatataaaataagcttAAATATCAAATTGGGGAGTAAGGGTTAATATTACTTTTGGGTATTGAGGCCAGGGagggagtttttgtttttccccacgTAGACATAGGTCCATTAaaatatttggtttaaaaatgaCTAAATGCTTTAAACATATTAGAGCTTATAAATAGAGATCTTAAGATATATACACAAGAAGTTTTAAAAGGTAACTATTGTGCATGCCTGATGCTTAATAGATCCCTTAGTGGCATCAAGTATTGTTTGCAGCAGTCTCTGTAATTATATGCAGTCCCTTCTAATGCTGTatcaaagtaaatgaaaataaatatattcaagttGGCTTTTTGGGAGCTTATTTGATATGCATCAAATGGCGTTTGTCCTGTGTTTAATGGTGATCTGTGTACAGCTGTGCATATATTTTCATCACTTATTCTAGCATCACTGTTAGAAGAATGACTATGACTATGTTTGATATTTACATAGATTTTAAGACAACACGTGATCAGCTTTCCCATGTATAATTAGTTGGGGGGTTTTAGGAGTCCTTCCAATTTCTGTAGAGTATGAACTAGCTGTTCAAGGACTTCCTCTGGACTGTGGACACTAAAGCAACGTAGAACTGACGGTAAAACTTGTTTCAGCTGAAAAACAGATTGTTGCTCAGAGCAGCATATAATGTTTGTTTACTGAGTTgttgtccccccaccccaacttttTCCCTTAATCAGCTTGGAACTTTTCTTCTAGGCAGCATTTTGGAAGGGGGAATGCtgtactatatatttatttcaaaatattttgacagatgtcatcttttaattgaagtatatgTAGACTGCTGTAGCAATTAAAACCTATTTTCAGGctactattttaatttctttagaacaCCGCCACTGAAGAATTccatattattacatatttaatagtctggtttctttttagtacaatatatataaattcagCTTCCAGTGATCACTATCAAAATAATTGTAATTGTTATTGCACAAGAAACTTGGTCTGCAGTCCAAAAGTTGGTCTTTTCTCTAGAAACAAAAATGCAGTGTGGAGTTGACattgtggaaataaaaataattgg
This region of Mustela erminea isolate mMusErm1 chromosome 16, mMusErm1.Pri, whole genome shotgun sequence genomic DNA includes:
- the PDP1 gene encoding pyruvate dehyrogenase phosphatase catalytic subunit 1 isoform X1 — protein: MCVCPGPRRIGIPVRSSSLPLFSDAMPAPTQLFFPLIRNCELSRIYGTACYCHHRHLCCSSPYLAQSRLRCTPPPAYATFCRPKEGWWQHTQGRRYASTPQKFYLTPPQVNSILKANEYSFKVPEFDGKNVSSVLGFDSNQLPANAPIEDRRSAATCLQTRGMLLGVFDGHAGCACSQAVSERLFYYIAVSLLPHETLLEIENAVESGRALLPILQWHKHPNDYFSKEASKLYFNSLRTYWQELIDLNTGESTDIDVKEALINAFKRLDNDISLEAQVGDPNSFLNYLVLRVAFSGATACVAHVDGVDLHVANTGDSRAMLGVQEEDGSWSAVTLSNDHNAQNERELERLKLEHPKNEAKSVVKQDRLLGLLMPFRAFGDVKFKWSIDLQKRVIESGPDQLNDNEYTKFIPPNYYTPPYLTAEPEVTYHRLRPQDKFLVLATDGLWETMHRQDVVRIVGEYLTGMHHQQPIAVGGYKVTLGQMHGLLTERRAKMSSVFEDQNAATHLIRHAVGNNEFGTVDHERLSKMLSLPEELARMYRDDITIIVVQFNSHVVGAYQNQD
- the PDP1 gene encoding pyruvate dehyrogenase phosphatase catalytic subunit 1 isoform X2; the protein is MPAPTQLFFPLIRNCELSRIYGTACYCHHRHLCCSSPYLAQSRLRCTPPPAYATFCRPKEGWWQHTQGRRYASTPQKFYLTPPQVNSILKANEYSFKVPEFDGKNVSSVLGFDSNQLPANAPIEDRRSAATCLQTRGMLLGVFDGHAGCACSQAVSERLFYYIAVSLLPHETLLEIENAVESGRALLPILQWHKHPNDYFSKEASKLYFNSLRTYWQELIDLNTGESTDIDVKEALINAFKRLDNDISLEAQVGDPNSFLNYLVLRVAFSGATACVAHVDGVDLHVANTGDSRAMLGVQEEDGSWSAVTLSNDHNAQNERELERLKLEHPKNEAKSVVKQDRLLGLLMPFRAFGDVKFKWSIDLQKRVIESGPDQLNDNEYTKFIPPNYYTPPYLTAEPEVTYHRLRPQDKFLVLATDGLWETMHRQDVVRIVGEYLTGMHHQQPIAVGGYKVTLGQMHGLLTERRAKMSSVFEDQNAATHLIRHAVGNNEFGTVDHERLSKMLSLPEELARMYRDDITIIVVQFNSHVVGAYQNQD